The genomic region CTTGAGATAAGTCGTTGGTGGCGACAAACTCCGTCCTGTTGGTAGAAACAGTGACTCGGAACAGTTTCACCTTCTTGTCTTTAGGAAAGCCCCGCATCTTGATGAGCTTGCCTTGTTGCAACTCTTGCTCACGCCAAACGAGTTCATCAACTCGCACATACGGCGCCCTCCCGCCACTATCGTCTATGCGCCGATTGCTCTTGAGCGGGCAGTAATAGGATTTCTGGAACTGGTCAATCTGGCTCATCAGCTTCTGAGTGGCATACCAACTGTCCATCAAAACGGTACTGAACGGTAGATGCTTGCTGTAAACCACCCCTTTGAGCATTTGACCAACGTGGTCTAGCTTGCTCTGCCCATCTTCACCTGGGTCATATAGGCGGTAATCGATCACCCAGAAGTGGCCGGTTTCGCCATTGACGTACACGCAACTCACCAGCCCAATGCCCCGAAGCACACGTTCGCGAAGCGTTGCCGAAGGCATCTGCTCGTTGCCACTGTACTGCCGCCGTGTTAGCTCAATTAAGGTTGAATGCCGCTTATCGAGAACAGTATCGTCGAATAAAAGATAAGCGTTGGCAGAGGGTTGCAGCAGAGGTTTGACATTCTCCCATAACAAACGAGGGGTCAATTTCTCGCCACGTAGATAGCGATTGATGCGGTCATGGCTAACCCCCTCCAGATGGTCAGCTAAATTCGTGACCGTGTAGTTGATGGGACTGCTCAGTAGATACTGGCAGTAGTCGAGTTTGGTAAAGCTCATTGCTTCAGTTTAGAGCTGCTTTTGCGTAAGTCCTGATGTCGTTAATCAGGGTGAGGAGTGCTTCCCCACTGCTGCGGATGATTTGGGCAAATTCGTGCTGCTGAGAAGAGAGAGGCGTGTTGAGCAACAGACTCGTCATGCCAATCACACCATTGAGTGGCGTGCGAATTTCGTGACTCATCGTTGCCAAGAACTCACTTTTGGCCTGAGTCGCCGCTTCAGCTGCTCGTTTTGCTTGCTCCAAAGCAAAGTTTTTCAGCGTCAGCTCTTCTCCTTTGATGGCTAGCTCCTCTCGCTGGTGAGTTTCTTGGTCTAACAAATGAGCCTGAGCTAGGGCAATTCCCACTTGGGCCGCCACAGCTTCCAGGAGTTCTACCTCATCAGGAGTCCATTCGCGAAAGCGATCGCACTGGTGTAACCCAGCAGCTCCATTTGCCTGCCCCTGATAGGAAGTCCGAACAGCGAGCATCGACTTCAACTGAATTTGGCGACAAATGGGTGCGGCAGCCTGAAGCAGGGGATCAGCAAAAACATCGGGAGAGGCGATCGCTTGATCTTGCGCCATCATCCTCTCAGCAGGCGGATTTCTCGCGATCGGGACAGTCATCCCTAGCATCGAAGAACAACCGGGTGTGAGATATTCAACCACCA from Trichocoleus sp. FACHB-46 harbors:
- a CDS encoding GAF domain-containing protein, which encodes MHDITGCKQSEIELQESEAAIRALYEITAAHQLSLAERCQRLLAMGCQHFQLDFGFLAHIQGDRYEVVSVQTPDNSIQPGDRFDLRQAYCLETFKSSVPGCLIHTYIPGPIPEKPLVVEYLTPGCSSMLGMTVPIARNPPAERMMAQDQAIASPDVFADPLLQAAAPICRQIQLKSMLAVRTSYQGQANGAAGLHQCDRFREWTPDEVELLEAVAAQVGIALAQAHLLDQETHQREELAIKGEELTLKNFALEQAKRAAEAATQAKSEFLATMSHEIRTPLNGVIGMTSLLLNTPLSSQQHEFAQIIRSSGEALLTLINDIRTYAKAALN
- a CDS encoding transposase; protein product: MSFTKLDYCQYLLSSPINYTVTNLADHLEGVSHDRINRYLRGEKLTPRLLWENVKPLLQPSANAYLLFDDTVLDKRHSTLIELTRRQYSGNEQMPSATLRERVLRGIGLVSCVYVNGETGHFWVIDYRLYDPGEDGQSKLDHVGQMLKGVVYSKHLPFSTVLMDSWYATQKLMSQIDQFQKSYYCPLKSNRRIDDSGGRAPYVRVDELVWREQELQQGKLIKMRGFPKDKKVKLFRVTVSTNRTEFVATNDLSQ